In Plasmodium chabaudi chabaudi strain AS genome assembly, chromosome: 10, a single genomic region encodes these proteins:
- a CDS encoding condensin complex subunit 1, putative translates to MLQGKIKKFKVPLDNSVDNFLKDIKIKKNEYVCACEAEDLDNISLNCESIIKLFNFINESYSNVLLLLTQEGFDNLLNYIRICDNFDDFEQEKIFGCLIILAEKSVDIYKNYFKCLEKCNKKNEWNNGVQILNMIINENNNIVNMVIECLDQNYKEYYATDKKNKFTFFDLNEILISYFNALTFIYINIFNSYYNSKFLKQQNTEIVINVQRGRKKIKKDNEEEKNIAIKNLNSLLNNIVLLLSVIDFNLLYDQVNISVVDIYVQFFLNIYIINQENNNNSNSSNNIINITAYHDSISMIVSKLLKLYIKEENTNFANKDEEKNEIIENSKRDDNVKNDDDHEKDGNLGNSTANNGPKNDQIVKENAYGVNFHSYSFTYIFLNVCKKCTNVNVCDSLLIAKNTAIPRIIIKEFVDYIKDNSLLYLNLNLQSHSQNEIINILNILEYLSKNLSLHLLDFLKDFIDMLGIDIYYIRKYIFDIFKNFIILAKSWEEIREARDVQDTSIKGDKNEMINRKGNRRSKIYGIDSDDEDEFFKRKKGGGNNGNDESDEDNSSCFFSSNDEKDEDYSEDSDGKRKSKKTKQKKGDKKNRNSNKRNNSGENGTDKKQDNQNARKKKTTNFLNNISSNINDSNINTTYKDIINKIILEDSEFLQLCFKECLKNRSFIMNVLISRQYDAKLHVRCHLLKILQELIENNFIPLNYYNNICLICSERINDKSPLVRQRAFSLLSCIASDVVNNKYVIPLDTNKIKRELISLNKSKDMMIEQENKEKGICESGSIGMDKKGKMNENVSNKDKNKKKHINLSDSDSDDANSEDGTCKEKANNPEKDDDIDSVESFLSDDNNKRRNSNANNSKYDLLIKMYNEVLSISMIVDNCVDICFKLLYSIVDADQKSSIKFLILAHMCGNKKAGEHMNNVWSLIFSNNNSIIEIIINEFINVNICYEDYRISAFRLINIIINSKLKDIASIEKIMECLLMNEKSNLSISKLLDELFNIIFVDTFSENKNMIIKEGALLLMKILCHSIHTVNTKKGKKEQYFYFTNKRKHLIILFINQYKDNMHFINLLILILKYNNTNKIIQSLLIILFNLVFDHAIDDKKDSTLYNSVFDSTDSPQYKNKISRIKTINDLNDGSNGIANGTINPKIKSNEYVEHFYLNDDLNMWIKCSQSIVESMYEHFDDFIVIFTVKIKNMLNGLFGISNGDNTSKNMDYKGSKLKKKIENGNNLNNIPCSTLTKFIFVLGHLGLYTYIYAEKVQNKLKKLSLKNENNYGMCTKEEKDREYFDYIVEHMIVCNNLLGKKLVPLLFLIINNPAKFFNECLIVEENNTCDDMAKKQNKDYIHFNNCQKMEEKIYMYYDMYALIFVCLLTLCKFSIISQSFCQKITSGYSKVSIIQLIVSIIIEEENQIFGQTAKLLSLNRDNNIGSDTQQNWDDDNIDDKEYNGDNIDYLSIEDKRGENHKKINQGNDFEYIQNTILYKTISNIRKMLLISYADLLYRHPNILEPYNKYIFKVLNDKDINMRRTAVSVFTHLFMTDTVKAKNTLLVHMMYLTNDADDKISSGSKSFFYELNRKSSITLVNNICDMVSVLANNERKLTYTMNKEILEFLLSFIKKSKYNETLVEKIFKKMKETNINKSDALHLYMQVLLNIQIDEKVLSRINKCFPLIRYIVRENQHVHDSLVLICKKATEKKRGRPADEAQQQQQQQQKNQANENENEKGKEEKNENDKSENKMRELAEEILGKIESTISKAKNLVKAVKIKNENEGVKNEEDAVGNDDEVYSNEE, encoded by the coding sequence ATGCTGCAGgggaagataaaaaaatttaaagtGCCGCTAGACAATAGcgttgataattttttaaaggacataaaaataaaaaaaaacgaatatGTGTGTGCGTGTGAAGCAGAAGATCTTGATAATATAAGCTTAAACTGTGAGTccataattaaattatttaacttTATAAATGAGAGTTATAGTAATGTGTTGCTATTACTAACCCAAGAAGGatttgataatttattgaattatataagGATATGTGATAATTTCGATGATTTCGAACAGGAAAAGATATTTGGGtgtttaattatattggCTGAAAAGAGtgttgatatatataaaaattattttaaatgtttagaaaaatgtaacaaaaaaaatgaatggAATAATGGAGttcaaatattaaatatgattataaatgaaaataataacattgTGAATATGGTTATAGAATGCTTagatcaaaattataaggAATATTATGCAAccgataaaaaaaataaatttacatttttcgatttaaatgaaatattaatttcttATTTTAACGCTCtgacatttatatatataaatatatttaatagttATTATAACagcaaatttttaaaacaacaGAATACAGAAATTGTTATAAATGTTCAAAGAggaaggaaaaaaattaaaaaagataatgaAGAAGAGAAGAATATTgccataaaaaatttaaactcgcttttaaataatatagtttTATTGCTGAGTGTTATCGATTTTAATCTTTTGTATGATCAGGTAAATATATCGGTTGTGGACATATATgtccaattttttttaaatatatatattataaatcaagagaataataataatagtaatagtagtaataatattattaatattacgGCTTATCATGACTCTATATCTATGATTGTTAGTAAGTTATTAAAGCTATACATTAAAGAGGAAAACACAAATTTTGCAAATAAGGATGAagagaaaaatgaaataatcgAAAACTCAAAACGTGAtgataatgtaaaaaatgatgatgatcACGAAAAAGATGGTAATCTGGGCAACAGTACAGCCAATAATGGACCTAAAAATGATCAGAttgtaaaagaaaatgcaTATGGTGTGAATTTTCATTCGTATTCTtttacttatatatttttaaatgtgtGCAAAAAATGTACGAATGTAAACGTGTGTGATTCGTTACTAATTGCGAAAAATACGGCGATACCtagaattataataaaagaatttgttgattatataaaagataattccttattatatttaaatttaaatttgcaATCACATTCACAGAATGAGATAATcaacattttaaatattttggaaTATTTGTCTAAAAATTTAAGTTTACATTTGCTGGATTTTTTGAAAGATTTTATAGACATGCTAGgtattgatatatattatataagaaaatatatttttgacatatttaaaaattttataattttagcAAAATCATGGGAAGAGATAAGGGAAGCCCGTGATGTTCAGGATACGTCAATTAAAGGGGATAAAAATGAGATGATAAATAGAAAAGGGAATCGACgaagtaaaatatatggaatAGATAGTGACGATGAAGATgagttttttaaaagaaaaaaaggagGTGGTAATAATGGGAATGATGAAAGCGATGAAGACAATAGTAGTTGTTTCTTTAGTTCAAATGATGAGAAAGATGAAGATTATAGTGAAGACAGCGATGGAAAGAGAAAGagtaaaaaaacaaagcaaaaaaaaggtgataaaaaaaatcgaaacaGTAATAAACGTAATAACAGTGGAGAAAATGGTACAGATAAAAAACAAGATAATCAAAATgcaaggaaaaaaaaaactactaattttttaaataatatttcttcaaatattaatgatagtaatattaatacaacttataaagatataataaataaaataattttagaaGATTCtgaatttttacaattatgttttaaagaatgtttaaaaaatagatcCTTTATTATGAATGTGTTAATATCTAGACAATATGATGCAAAATTGCATGTACGATgtcatttattaaaaatattacaagaattaattgaaaataattttattccattaaattattataataatatatgtttgaTATGTAGTGAAAGGATTAATGACAAGTCGCCTTTGGTTAGACAGAGAGCATTTTCATTACTTTCATGTATAGCTAGCGATgtagtaaataataaatatgtcaTTCCATTAGATactaacaaaataaaaagggaGCTAATCAGTTTGAACAAAAGTAAAGATATGATGATTGAacaagaaaataaagaaaagggTATATGTGAATCGGGAAGTATAGGAATGGATAAAAAGGGTAAGATGAATGAAAATGTTTCAAACAAAGacaagaataaaaaaaaacacataaACCTTTCTGATAGCGACAGTGACGATGCAAATAGCGAAGATGGTACTTGTAAAGAAAAGGCAAATAATCCCGAAAAAGATGATGACATAGATAGTGTGGAATCATTTTTAagtgatgataataataagagACGAAATAGCAATGCTAATAATAGCaaatatgatttattaataaaaatgtataacgAAGTTTTATCCATTTCGATGATTGTAGATAACTGCGTtgatatatgttttaaacTATTGTACTCTATAGTGGATGCAGATCAAAAAAGttcaataaaatttttaattttagcACATATGtgtggaaataaaaaagcagGAGAACATATGAATAATGTTTGGTCTTTAATATTCAGTAATAATAACAGTATTattgaaataattattaacgagtttataaatgtaaatatatgttatgAAGATTACAGAATTAGTGCATTTAggttaattaatattataataaatagcaaattaaaagatataGCAAGTATCGAAAAGATAATGGAATGCTTATTAATGAATGAAAAGAGCAATTTAAGTATAAGTAAATTATTAGACGAATTATTTAACATAATATTTGTCGATACATTTAGTGAAAATAAGAATATGATTATAAAAGAAGGTGCGTTACTACTTATGAAGATATTATGTCATTCGATACACACagttaatacaaaaaaaggaaagaaagaacaatatttttattttactaacaaaagaaaacatttaattattttgtttattaatCAATACAAAgataatatgcattttatcaatcttttaattttaattttaaaatataacaatacaaataaaattatacaaagtcttttaattattttattcaattTAGTATTTGATCATGCTATAGACGACAAAAAAGATAGCACTTTATACAATTCGGTATTTGATTCTACAGATAGTCCACAATACAAGAACAAAATTTCAAGgataaaaacaattaatGATCTAAATGACGGAAGTAATGGTATCGCCAATGGTACAATTAATCccaaaattaaaagtaaTGAATATGTtgaacatttttatttgaatgaTGACTTAAATATGTGGATTAAATGCTCTCAATCAATTGTCGAAAGTATGTATGAACATTTCGATgattttattgttatatttacggtaaaaataaaaaatatgctaaATGGGTTATTTGGAATAAGCAATGGAGATAATACTTCTAAAAACATGGATTACAAAGGATCCAAACTTAAGaagaaaatagaaaatggGAATAATTTGAACAATATACCGTGCTCAAcattaacaaaatttatttttgttttaggGCATTTAGggttatatacatatatatatgcagaGAAGGTACagaacaaattaaaaaaattgtcttTAAAAAACGAGAATAATTATGGTATGTGCACAAAGGAGGAAAAGGATAGAGAATATTTTGATTACATAGTTGAGCATATGATTGTGTGTAATAACTTACTTGGTAAAAAACTAGtaccattattatttttaataataaataaccctgcaaaattttttaatgagtGTTTAATTGTAGAAGAAAACAATACTTGTGATGATATGGCaaagaaacaaaataaagattatatacattttaataattgtcaaaaaatggaagaaaaaatatatatgtattatgaCATGTATGCActtatatttgtttgtttGCTAACATTGTGtaaattttcaattatatCTCAAAGTTTTTGTCAAAAAATAACTAGTGGTTATAGTAAGGTATCTATAATACAACTAATTGTATCGATAATAatagaagaagaaaatcAAATTTTTGGACAAACTGCAAAGTTATTATCCTTAAATAgggataataatattggaAGTGACACTCAGCAAAATTGGgatgatgataatattgatgataaagaatataatgGGGATAATATCGATTATTTAAGCATAGAAGATAAGAGAGGTGAGAATcataagaaaataaatcagGGAAATGATTTCGAGTATATACAAAACACGATATTGTATAAAACAATTTCAAATATACGAAAGATGTTATTAATAAGTTATGCAGACTTATTGTACAGACATCCAAATATTTTAGAACcatataacaaatatattttcaaagtGCTAAATGATaaggatataaatatgagaAGAACAGCTGTCTCTGTTTTtacacatttatttatgacTGATACTGTAAAGGCAAAAAATACATTGCTTGTACATATGATGTATTTAACCAATGATGCAGATGATAAGATATCGAGTGGAtcaaaatcatttttttatgaacttAACCGTAAATCATCTATTACGTtagtaaataatatttgtgATATGGTATCTGTATTAGCTAATAATGAAAGGAAGTTAACATACACAAtgaataaagaaatattagaatttttattatcgtttattaaaaaaagcaaatataatgaaacactagtagaaaaaatatttaaaaaaatgaaagaaacaaatattaataaatcagATGctttacatttatatatgcaagtGCTTTTAAACATTCAAATAGATGAAAAGGTGTTAAgtagaataaataaatgttttCCTTTAATAAGATATATTGTAAGGGAAAATCAACATGTGCATGACAGTTTAGTACttatatgcaaaaaagCAACTGAGAAAAAACGGGGTAGACCCGCAGATGAAGCACAACAGCAGCAACAAcaacaacaaaaaaatcaagcaaatgaaaatgagaatgaaaagggaaaagaagaaaaaaatgaaaatgataaatctgaaaataaaatgagaGAATTAGCTGAAGAAATACTTGGAAAAATTGAATCTACTATAAGTAAAGCAAAGAATCTTGTAAAAGCAgtcaaaattaaaaatgaaaacgaAGGTGTTAAAAACGAGGAAGATGCAGTAGGAAATGATGATGAAGTGTATAGTAATGAGGAATGA